One Streptococcus sp. S1 DNA window includes the following coding sequences:
- a CDS encoding tetratricopeptide repeat protein, with translation MASKLDTAWDLFLEGKTSEAKKLVEQDFSIDTCTDFSLLNLMGYLLLAEKDYASCTHIFEKYILLAQQNEDKEHEHIGLHQLAMIYRDQGDFHKALKLIEDEEKIIEEHFPNDNLKKAINNYEQGYVRLKLNNLDEALTFMNLSLEQSLETDDVISQACSYRGLGEIYLALEDKGLANTHFKRAIELFESVGEFEGVKEIEELNP, from the coding sequence ATGGCCTCTAAACTTGATACAGCTTGGGACTTGTTTCTGGAGGGAAAAACATCAGAAGCTAAAAAGTTGGTTGAACAAGATTTTTCCATTGATACCTGTACAGATTTTAGTCTTTTAAATCTGATGGGATATTTATTGTTAGCAGAAAAAGACTATGCCTCGTGTACCCATATCTTTGAGAAATACATTTTATTAGCTCAACAAAATGAAGATAAAGAACATGAACACATTGGCTTACATCAATTAGCGATGATCTACAGAGATCAGGGTGATTTTCATAAGGCTTTAAAGCTCATTGAAGATGAAGAGAAGATAATTGAAGAGCATTTTCCCAATGATAATCTAAAGAAAGCTATAAATAACTACGAACAAGGCTATGTGAGATTGAAATTAAACAATCTTGATGAAGCTCTTACATTCATGAATCTGTCACTGGAACAATCTTTAGAGACTGATGATGTGATTTCTCAGGCTTGTAGCTACAGAGGGTTAGGTGAGATCTATTTAGCCTTGGAAGATAAAGGATTAGCCAACACACATTTTAAACGAGCTATAGAACTTTTCGAAAGTGTTGGAGAGTTTGAAGGGGTAAAGGAAATTGAGGAATTGAACCCTTAA
- a CDS encoding helix-turn-helix domain-containing protein, with the protein MRWDYGTIYKKIRKSKHISQEEVCQDYTSRAHLSRIESNQVVPSFELMEHLLKQVGLDFEEFRYICHSYHHSDREEIILLAEDNNAYQSNDKLLELKNKSVAYLKKYPNDIPVSNILKRVEVILCLRESGPNEKVRITATEAWNEIKNQDVWYHSDLKLIVVILFTLPLETVISICDEVIDRLNDYSDYTEILPTKYKLLSNLASIFLWNGLMEKCTSISYLLLDTAKKSKRYDFLGNAKVTLGICLSDKKLVDEGLQLLELTDEITLLEACRSDVKRYFKD; encoded by the coding sequence ATGCGTTGGGATTACGGTACGATCTATAAAAAAATACGGAAATCAAAACATATTAGTCAAGAGGAAGTTTGCCAGGATTACACTTCAAGAGCGCACTTGTCGCGTATTGAATCGAACCAAGTAGTGCCTAGTTTTGAGTTGATGGAGCATCTTCTAAAGCAAGTTGGCCTAGATTTCGAAGAATTTCGATATATATGTCATTCTTACCACCATTCCGATAGAGAAGAAATTATCTTATTGGCAGAAGATAACAATGCCTACCAATCAAATGATAAATTATTGGAACTGAAGAATAAGAGTGTAGCTTATTTAAAAAAATATCCTAATGATATTCCTGTATCAAATATACTAAAGAGAGTAGAGGTCATTCTTTGTTTACGAGAATCTGGTCCAAATGAAAAGGTAAGAATAACGGCAACGGAAGCTTGGAACGAAATTAAAAATCAGGATGTCTGGTATCATAGTGACCTCAAATTAATTGTCGTTATTTTATTTACACTTCCACTAGAAACAGTGATTTCTATCTGTGATGAAGTGATAGATAGGCTCAATGATTACTCTGATTATACAGAGATTCTTCCCACCAAGTATAAATTACTCTCAAATTTAGCTAGTATTTTTCTGTGGAATGGTTTGATGGAGAAATGTACGAGTATCAGTTATCTATTGTTAGATACGGCAAAAAAAAGTAAGCGATATGATTTTCTAGGAAATGCTAAAGTGACACTTGGAATTTGTTTAAGTGATAAAAAGCTAGTTGATGAAGGCTTGCAGTTACTCGAATTAACTGATGAAATAACGTTGTTGGAAGCATGTAGGTCAGATGTGAAGCGCTATTTCAAAGACTAA
- a CDS encoding DUF1430 domain-containing protein yields the protein MKRFFVILSNIFITSFLLWICFSTSYVVIHNSFPAIGILSQNKEVSKDQVKYSLDQLANETDSVIGEQIETIDDKGKVHFSYAIFGSGHIPNGLVKASEEDFYNSGLLSNYYILSGNLTLDRLNHELQSLGFTQTFVSYPNIFLSLFTYMGNGTQLLVLVIFLLTFIALMIIQKTKEMRTVGIRYISGLHLTQIFGNSMISDCGDLLLGIITGVFLVICGVSLFHITPFSVPVIVSANITYNLLLLFLSILFSFLYVLSIKTVHLVSLLKGKLPLKQIMGILYLGQLVAFLLIVLTIHRTSIYSTIWQLHQSGDTAWSNQKDWVLLSTNREFGAEARNQDSRKMLEEQWKNFIETGIQNGGMLVQHPFASFDLKGLSSHPLTGEKMSINDYNPYANSLYVTPNYLDVQNVELNEEDKKSINSLGEGEFGLLLPEKLKDQEDKLRQIYEDFLAIRNDKGNKIQQAMKARVFYISNNKKRFVYNSTPISYQQFLSDPILIVLKPSSFGKNQNAFFTYPSDYLYFKGLDATKKLVEQGGIKRYISQYDLAYYVYRGMSHKIQVEILTIIAGGFLGIATSILLFNTMTILYFEEFRKTILIKKISGLNFFELHQKFFIWQIVIFILGGAIGLLLTNKLWVVFLTSCVFGLNSILILMHRSRKEDRMASIILKGA from the coding sequence ATGAAGCGCTTCTTTGTCATCCTTTCAAATATCTTTATAACAAGTTTTCTACTTTGGATTTGTTTTTCAACCTCATATGTGGTTATTCACAATAGTTTTCCAGCTATTGGTATTCTTTCCCAGAACAAAGAGGTATCAAAAGATCAGGTAAAATACAGTTTAGATCAATTAGCAAATGAAACAGACAGTGTGATTGGTGAACAAATTGAAACAATAGACGATAAAGGTAAGGTTCATTTTTCCTATGCAATATTTGGATCTGGCCATATCCCAAATGGCCTTGTTAAAGCTAGTGAAGAAGATTTTTACAATAGTGGCTTATTGTCCAATTATTATATTTTATCTGGAAATCTCACTCTAGATAGATTAAATCATGAACTTCAATCATTGGGTTTCACACAAACATTTGTTTCATATCCAAATATTTTTCTTAGCTTATTTACGTATATGGGAAATGGTACTCAATTACTCGTTTTGGTCATTTTTCTACTAACTTTTATAGCCTTAATGATTATTCAAAAAACCAAGGAAATGCGAACAGTTGGGATTCGATATATTTCTGGATTGCACCTAACTCAGATTTTTGGAAACTCAATGATTAGTGATTGTGGAGATTTACTTTTAGGGATAATTACAGGGGTTTTTCTTGTAATCTGTGGTGTAAGTCTATTCCATATCACACCATTTTCTGTTCCAGTTATTGTTTCAGCTAACATAACTTATAATTTGTTACTTTTGTTCCTTTCTATACTCTTTAGCTTTCTTTATGTTTTAAGTATTAAAACGGTACATTTGGTTTCTTTGCTCAAAGGAAAGTTACCTTTGAAACAGATTATGGGTATTCTTTACTTGGGGCAATTGGTCGCTTTTCTTTTAATAGTACTTACCATTCATAGAACAAGTATCTATTCAACTATTTGGCAATTGCATCAGTCTGGAGATACAGCATGGTCAAATCAAAAAGATTGGGTATTGCTTTCAACAAATAGGGAGTTTGGGGCAGAGGCTAGAAATCAGGATAGTAGAAAAATGTTGGAAGAACAATGGAAAAACTTCATAGAAACTGGCATTCAGAATGGAGGAATGCTTGTTCAGCATCCATTTGCATCATTCGATCTAAAAGGTCTGTCTTCACATCCCTTAACGGGAGAAAAAATGTCGATAAATGACTACAATCCGTATGCTAATAGCTTATATGTGACTCCTAATTATCTAGATGTTCAGAATGTAGAATTAAATGAAGAAGATAAGAAGAGCATTAATAGCCTTGGAGAAGGAGAATTTGGACTACTATTGCCTGAAAAATTAAAAGATCAAGAAGATAAATTGCGTCAAATTTATGAAGATTTCCTAGCGATTCGAAACGATAAGGGAAATAAAATTCAACAGGCTATGAAAGCTCGTGTTTTCTATATTTCAAACAATAAGAAGCGTTTCGTATATAATTCTACACCAATTTCATATCAACAATTTCTAAGTGATCCTATACTTATTGTCCTTAAACCAAGCTCTTTTGGAAAAAATCAAAATGCTTTCTTCACTTATCCATCTGATTATCTGTATTTTAAAGGTTTGGATGCCACTAAAAAACTAGTTGAACAAGGTGGAATAAAGAGATATATCAGTCAGTATGATCTTGCCTATTATGTTTATCGTGGTATGAGTCACAAAATTCAAGTTGAAATATTGACAATCATTGCTGGTGGTTTTCTCGGTATTGCTACCTCAATTCTACTCTTTAATACAATGACAATCCTCTACTTTGAAGAATTTCGTAAAACTATTCTTATTAAGAAAATATCAGGATTAAATTTTTTTGAGTTACACCAGAAATTTTTTATCTGGCAAATAGTTATCTTCATTTTGGGAGGGGCTATTGGTCTTTTGCTAACAAATAAACTTTGGGTAGTCTTTCTAACCTCTTGCGTCTTTGGTTTGAATTCTATTTTAATACTAATGCATCGTTCTCGTAAGGAAGATAGGATGGCTAGTATTATATTGAAAGGAGCATAG
- a CDS encoding ABC transporter ATP-binding protein: MIKIHQLTKTFGDRTVFSDLNLNFDAGKVYALIGNSGCGKTTLLNMLAKLEPYDQGSIQYKGKDLRKIKPTNYFRNELGYLFQNFGLIDNKTVSENLDLGLIGHKLDKQKKRETKEEVLDRVGLSYIQLDQKVYELSGGEAQRVALAKIILKDPPLILADELTAALDPETSQEIMDLLLTLKNKERLIIIATHNPTIWKQADQVVSLKISQ; the protein is encoded by the coding sequence ATGATTAAAATCCATCAACTAACAAAAACCTTTGGGGACCGGACGGTATTTAGTGATTTGAACTTAAATTTTGATGCAGGTAAAGTCTATGCTCTTATCGGAAATAGCGGTTGTGGCAAAACAACCTTACTAAATATGCTAGCCAAGCTAGAACCTTATGATCAGGGAAGTATTCAATATAAAGGAAAAGATTTACGAAAGATTAAACCAACAAACTATTTCAGAAATGAACTAGGTTATCTCTTCCAGAATTTTGGACTAATCGATAATAAAACTGTTTCAGAAAATTTAGATTTGGGATTAATTGGTCATAAATTAGACAAACAAAAAAAGAGAGAGACTAAAGAAGAAGTATTAGATAGAGTAGGACTATCTTATATTCAACTAGATCAAAAAGTATATGAGCTTTCTGGAGGAGAAGCACAACGTGTAGCCTTGGCAAAGATCATTTTAAAAGATCCTCCTCTAATTTTGGCAGATGAATTAACTGCCGCTCTTGATCCTGAGACCTCACAGGAGATTATGGACTTACTCCTAACATTAAAAAATAAGGAACGTCTGATCATTATTGCAACACATAATCCAACCATTTGGAAACAAGCTGATCAAGTGGTAAGCCTAAAAATTAGTCAATGA
- a CDS encoding ABC transporter ATP-binding protein: MVKVSEYKTYLALYVKSILYLWKTSPFNVLILIVTIPIQALLPSLSLYIANILINRMNNLSQQLLFLLLGVWGVAFLLNNIFTPLTTMIQGKLTDDLTYTLNCDIMKKSEEIQTIDYFEDNNFYNDIQLLSSEASWRPVNLLVFGTSIISNTILFISMLVIFASFHPVIALLMLLVLVPQGLISYSLQQQAFEVLVSNSEESRKLEYYSQVLLSSEAIKDVRLYNLYNFFMKKYTQSFSSIKRNIQKTRLKKFNSSVIFLILTALLSVGSFIYIIYSIKVGQLGIGAVMLFSSSIVYAINSMSRLIEDSSLLYDTLLYMEKFFKFIALPSDSKSATVAVPSSIEKIDFVDVSFKYPTNENYALKHISFSVNKGEKIAIVGENGAGKTTLIKLLTRFYNIEEGELLINNISISNFDPEKFRENVSAIFQDFSKFDLTLRENVGISNIQEINADDQILKALEDSGFESSLSDLNTILGKKFDHSRDLSGGQWQKVALARAFFSHSPILILDEPTAALDARTEYELFEKFLKLTEGKTVFFITHRLSSVRQADKILLLRNGRIEGFDKHDALMKTNKYYEELYTMQSSLYYKELN, translated from the coding sequence ATGGTTAAAGTTAGCGAATATAAAACTTACCTTGCATTGTATGTTAAAAGTATACTCTATCTGTGGAAAACATCACCATTCAATGTATTAATTTTGATTGTCACGATACCGATTCAGGCATTATTGCCTTCGTTATCATTGTATATTGCGAATATACTCATTAATAGAATGAACAACCTGTCACAACAATTATTATTTTTATTGCTTGGAGTATGGGGTGTAGCTTTCCTTTTAAATAATATATTTACGCCATTAACAACAATGATTCAAGGCAAGTTAACAGATGATCTTACCTATACATTGAATTGTGATATTATGAAAAAGTCTGAGGAAATTCAGACGATTGACTATTTTGAAGACAATAATTTCTATAATGATATTCAATTATTAAGTTCAGAAGCCAGTTGGAGACCTGTGAATTTATTGGTCTTTGGGACTAGTATTATTTCAAATACAATACTGTTTATTTCAATGCTGGTTATATTTGCATCATTTCATCCAGTCATTGCCTTGCTCATGTTGCTGGTTTTAGTTCCACAAGGGTTGATTTCTTATTCCCTTCAACAGCAAGCTTTTGAGGTCCTTGTTTCCAACAGTGAAGAATCAAGAAAACTGGAATATTACAGTCAAGTTTTGCTATCATCAGAGGCGATCAAAGATGTGAGACTATACAACCTCTACAATTTCTTTATGAAGAAGTATACTCAATCTTTCTCCAGTATAAAAAGAAATATTCAAAAGACAAGGTTAAAAAAATTTAACAGTTCTGTCATTTTTTTGATTTTAACTGCTCTATTGAGTGTAGGAAGTTTTATCTATATCATCTATTCTATCAAAGTAGGACAATTGGGAATTGGAGCTGTAATGCTTTTTTCTTCAAGTATTGTGTATGCAATTAATAGTATGTCAAGATTGATTGAAGATTCTAGTTTGCTGTACGACACCTTACTTTATATGGAAAAATTTTTCAAATTTATTGCACTGCCATCAGACTCTAAGAGTGCTACAGTTGCTGTGCCATCAAGTATTGAAAAAATAGATTTCGTAGACGTATCATTTAAGTATCCAACTAATGAAAACTATGCCTTAAAACATATCAGCTTCAGTGTCAATAAGGGAGAAAAGATTGCTATCGTTGGAGAAAACGGCGCAGGAAAAACCACATTGATTAAATTACTCACCCGATTTTACAATATCGAAGAAGGCGAATTATTGATCAATAACATCTCAATTAGCAACTTTGACCCAGAGAAATTTAGGGAAAATGTATCCGCTATTTTTCAGGATTTTTCTAAATTTGATCTTACTCTTAGAGAGAATGTGGGCATTTCGAATATACAGGAGATAAATGCAGATGATCAAATCCTAAAGGCATTAGAGGACAGTGGGTTTGAAAGTAGTCTATCAGACCTAAATACTATTCTTGGAAAAAAATTCGATCATAGCCGTGACCTTTCAGGAGGTCAATGGCAAAAAGTTGCGCTGGCAAGAGCTTTCTTCTCTCATTCACCTATACTGATTCTAGATGAGCCTACCGCTGCACTCGATGCCCGAACCGAATATGAATTATTTGAGAAATTCTTAAAATTAACGGAAGGAAAAACCGTATTTTTCATTACACATCGATTATCAAGCGTCCGACAAGCAGATAAAATTTTATTATTAAGAAATGGAAGGATTGAAGGATTTGATAAACATGATGCTTTAATGAAAACCAACAAATACTATGAAGAGCTTTATACCATGCAATCTTCTTTATATTACAAAGAATTAAACTAA
- a CDS encoding SdpI family protein, which yields MKTNKKLLLLTSMVILFPMLWGLMIWSQLPNQIPIHFNFAGQPNNFQSKPLVVFGLPIFDLMVHLFMIFMIGRDSKNSAMNEKMLKVIYWLTPVVSLSTFYLIYSKALGSTTNPSVFVSVLLGLIFVIMGNYMPKLKVNHTVGIRLPWTLQSEDNWHKTHRLAGKLWVLGGLILLLEAGLQFALSYVLVLVILAIVFIPMMYSYQLSRKNR from the coding sequence ATGAAAACGAATAAAAAACTATTGCTATTAACTTCTATGGTGATCCTTTTCCCCATGCTTTGGGGGCTGATGATTTGGTCGCAATTGCCTAACCAAATCCCGATTCACTTCAATTTTGCTGGCCAGCCCAATAACTTCCAATCGAAACCCCTGGTTGTGTTTGGTCTTCCTATTTTCGATCTCATGGTGCATCTGTTTATGATCTTTATGATCGGTCGCGATTCTAAGAATAGCGCTATGAATGAAAAAATGCTAAAAGTAATCTACTGGTTGACTCCAGTCGTTTCCTTAAGTACCTTCTATCTCATCTATAGCAAGGCGCTAGGATCTACTACTAATCCATCAGTTTTTGTTTCGGTTCTGCTAGGGCTCATCTTTGTAATCATGGGCAATTACATGCCTAAGTTGAAAGTGAATCACACGGTTGGAATCCGCCTACCTTGGACCTTGCAGAGTGAAGATAACTGGCACAAAACTCATCGCTTGGCAGGGAAGTTGTGGGTGCTTGGTGGCTTGATCCTTCTTCTTGAAGCAGGCCTTCAATTCGCTCTTTCTTATGTACTGGTGCTGGTCATCCTCGCCATTGTGTTTATCCCTATGATGTACTCTTATCAATTAAGTCGGAAAAATCGTTAG
- a CDS encoding autorepressor SdpR family transcription factor: MNFAQTFKALSNPIRRSILELLKAGKLSAGDIAGHFDVAGATISHHLSLLKQADLIREEKEKNFIYYELNTSVLEDLMVWLVDLKGDSTDENE; encoded by the coding sequence ATGAATTTTGCGCAAACATTTAAAGCTTTATCGAATCCGATAAGAAGAAGTATCTTAGAACTGCTAAAGGCGGGGAAATTATCTGCTGGTGATATCGCTGGCCACTTTGATGTAGCAGGAGCGACCATTTCCCATCATTTAAGCCTCCTCAAGCAGGCAGATTTAATTCGAGAGGAAAAAGAGAAGAATTTTATCTACTATGAGCTCAATACTTCTGTCTTGGAGGATTTAATGGTCTGGCTCGTTGATTTGAAAGGAGACTCTACTGATGAAAACGAATAA
- a CDS encoding LysM peptidoglycan-binding domain-containing protein, which yields MKLKVNTKALIASTVALAVIPFTKATAETLEDWVARSVDEIKHDIQQSGENQQTYTIKYGDTLSSIAEALGIDVHVLANLNNISNMDLIYPGTVLKTTVNDQKEVTSVEIQTPQAGSTDATVASADLTTNQVTVDDQTVAVNDLSKPVNADNKAVPVAPAAETQETPAEAPVVEVPAAETPAQPAVPETPNYGAPAVNVEVQNQEVAPAAPQSTPVAETQEAPAETPAAPAAEEAPAQPAAETTATPEVQPLASTPTAANAIPTDPHLQPQAEAFRQEIAAKFGITNIGGYREGDPEDHGKGLAVDVMVPTSSELGDQVAQYAIDNMDRAGISYIIWKQQFYMPVDNIYGPANTWNQMPDRGGDTANHYDHVHISFNG from the coding sequence ATGAAATTAAAAGTTAATACGAAAGCCTTGATCGCTTCAACAGTAGCTCTTGCAGTGATTCCATTTACAAAAGCCACTGCAGAAACACTTGAAGATTGGGTAGCTCGCTCAGTAGATGAAATCAAACATGATATCCAACAAAGCGGTGAAAACCAACAAACTTATACCATAAAATATGGTGACACATTGAGTTCGATCGCAGAAGCGCTTGGAATCGATGTTCATGTGTTGGCAAACTTGAACAACATCAGCAACATGGATTTGATCTACCCAGGTACTGTTTTGAAAACAACAGTAAATGATCAAAAAGAAGTAACTTCAGTTGAAATCCAAACTCCTCAAGCAGGTTCGACAGATGCAACTGTTGCAAGTGCTGACTTGACAACAAACCAAGTGACAGTTGATGACCAAACAGTCGCTGTCAACGATTTGTCTAAACCAGTAAACGCAGATAACAAAGCTGTTCCAGTTGCTCCAGCAGCGGAAACTCAAGAAACCCCAGCGGAAGCTCCTGTAGTTGAAGTACCAGCAGCAGAAACCCCAGCACAACCAGCTGTTCCAGAAACACCAAACTACGGTGCTCCAGCTGTCAATGTTGAAGTTCAAAATCAAGAAGTAGCGCCAGCTGCTCCTCAATCTACTCCAGTAGCGGAAACTCAAGAAGCTCCTGCAGAAACCCCAGCTGCTCCAGCAGCAGAGGAAGCTCCAGCACAACCGGCAGCAGAAACGACTGCTACCCCTGAAGTGCAACCACTAGCATCAACTCCAACAGCTGCAAATGCCATTCCAACTGATCCACACCTTCAACCGCAAGCGGAAGCTTTCCGTCAAGAAATCGCTGCGAAATTCGGTATCACAAATATCGGTGGTTACCGTGAAGGGGATCCAGAAGACCACGGTAAAGGGCTTGCAGTAGACGTAATGGTTCCGACAAGTTCCGAACTTGGAGATCAAGTTGCCCAATATGCAATTGACAACATGGACCGTGCAGGTATCTCATACATCATCTGGAAACAACAATTCTACATGCCAGTCGACAACATTTACGGACCTGCTAACACATGGAACCAAATGCCAGACCGTGGTGGAGATACAGCAAACCACTACGATCACGTACATATCTCATTTAACGGATAA
- a CDS encoding V-type ATP synthase subunit D: MARLNVKPTRMELNILKERLKTATRGHKLLKDKRDELMRRFIEAVRENNRLRQKVEAALVGNMQDFVMAKSLESDLMVEEIFAVPTREVMLHIEEENVMSVRVPKLHARIDNPYGDDEGDVVYSYLASNSQMDSTIQEMGDLLPDLLKLAEIEKSCQLMADEIEKTRRRVNGLEYATIPDLKETIYYIEMKLEEAERANLVRIMKVK; this comes from the coding sequence ATGGCACGATTAAATGTAAAACCAACTCGGATGGAGCTTAATATTCTCAAAGAGCGCCTCAAGACAGCAACCCGGGGGCACAAGTTGCTCAAGGATAAGCGGGATGAACTCATGCGTCGCTTTATTGAAGCTGTGCGAGAGAATAATCGTCTGCGCCAAAAGGTGGAGGCAGCGCTGGTGGGCAATATGCAAGATTTCGTGATGGCCAAGTCCTTAGAGAGTGACCTCATGGTAGAAGAAATCTTTGCTGTACCCACTCGAGAAGTGATGCTCCATATCGAGGAAGAAAATGTCATGAGTGTGCGCGTGCCCAAGCTCCATGCCCGTATCGATAATCCGTACGGAGATGATGAAGGGGACGTGGTTTATAGCTACCTCGCCTCCAACAGTCAAATGGACAGCACCATTCAAGAAATGGGGGATCTACTTCCAGATTTGCTCAAATTAGCGGAAATTGAAAAAAGTTGTCAACTCATGGCAGACGAGATCGAGAAAACCCGCCGTCGAGTGAATGGACTCGAGTATGCGACGATCCCAGACCTCAAAGAGACCATCTACTATATCGAAATGAAACTCGAGGAAGCCGAACGCGCCAACCTCGTCAGAATCATGAAGGTAAAATAA
- a CDS encoding V-type ATP synthase subunit B — MSVIKEYRTVSEVVGPLMIVDQVEGVHYNELVEIKLHDGTTRQGQVLEVQEDKAMVQLFEGSSGINLEKAKVRFTGRPLELPVSEDMVGRIFNGMGKPIDGGPEIIPEKYLDIDGQAINPVSRDYPDEFIQTGISAIDHLNTLVRGQKLPVFSGSGLPHKELAAQIARQATVLNSEENFAVVFAAMGITFEEAEFFMNDLRETGAIDRSVLFINLANDPAIERIATPRIALTAAEYLAYEKDMHVLVIMTDMTNYCEALREVSAARREVPGRRGYPGYLYTNLSTLYERAGRLVGKKGSVTQIPILSMPEDDITHPIPDLTGYITEGQIILSRDLYNSGYRPPINVLPSLSRLKDKGSGEGKTREDHAATMNQLFAAYAQGKQAKELAVVLGESALSDTDKLYVKFTDRFEQEYINQGFTTNRTIEESLDLGWELLSILPRTELKRIKDEMIDKYLPNKED; from the coding sequence ATGAGCGTGATTAAAGAATACCGTACTGTCAGCGAAGTTGTTGGTCCCTTGATGATTGTCGATCAGGTCGAAGGGGTTCACTACAATGAACTAGTAGAAATCAAGCTTCATGACGGAACGACCCGTCAGGGACAAGTCCTCGAAGTCCAAGAAGACAAGGCTATGGTCCAGCTCTTTGAAGGATCTAGCGGGATCAACTTGGAAAAAGCCAAAGTCCGCTTTACCGGACGTCCCCTAGAACTTCCTGTGTCTGAAGACATGGTCGGACGCATCTTTAACGGGATGGGCAAGCCCATCGATGGCGGTCCAGAGATTATCCCAGAGAAGTACTTGGACATTGATGGACAAGCTATTAACCCTGTTTCGCGGGACTATCCGGATGAATTTATCCAGACAGGGATCTCAGCCATTGACCATTTGAATACCTTGGTTCGGGGCCAAAAACTCCCAGTATTCTCAGGTTCTGGTCTTCCTCACAAGGAGTTGGCGGCTCAGATTGCTCGTCAAGCGACGGTTCTTAATTCTGAAGAAAACTTCGCCGTGGTCTTTGCGGCTATGGGAATTACCTTTGAAGAAGCCGAGTTCTTTATGAACGACCTTCGGGAGACAGGTGCGATTGACCGCTCTGTCCTCTTCATCAACCTAGCCAATGACCCAGCTATCGAACGGATTGCCACCCCTCGGATCGCCTTGACAGCCGCCGAATATTTGGCCTATGAAAAAGACATGCACGTCTTGGTTATCATGACGGATATGACCAACTACTGTGAAGCCCTTCGGGAAGTATCCGCTGCCCGCCGGGAAGTTCCAGGTCGTCGGGGCTATCCAGGTTACCTCTATACTAACCTCTCAACCCTCTACGAACGTGCAGGACGCTTGGTTGGAAAGAAAGGATCTGTGACCCAGATTCCAATCCTCTCCATGCCAGAAGATGACATCACCCACCCCATCCCTGACTTGACAGGCTACATCACCGAAGGTCAGATTATTCTGTCCCGCGATCTCTACAATAGTGGTTACCGCCCACCGATCAATGTTCTTCCATCCCTTTCTCGTTTGAAGGACAAGGGTTCTGGTGAAGGCAAGACTCGGGAAGACCATGCGGCGACCATGAACCAGCTCTTTGCGGCTTACGCCCAAGGAAAACAAGCCAAAGAACTGGCTGTAGTGCTTGGGGAGTCTGCCTTGTCAGATACCGACAAGCTCTATGTTAAATTTACGGACCGCTTTGAGCAGGAATACATCAACCAAGGTTTCACTACCAATCGGACGATTGAGGAAAGTTTGGATCTCGGTTGGGAACTCTTATCCATCCTTCCAAGAACAGAGCTTAAACGGATCAAGGATGAGATGATTGACAAGTATCTGCCAAACAAAGAGGATTAG